The Plectropomus leopardus isolate mb chromosome 2, YSFRI_Pleo_2.0, whole genome shotgun sequence genome has a window encoding:
- the csrp1b gene encoding cysteine and glycine-rich protein 1b has translation MPFGGGNKCGCCQKTVYFAEEVQCEGKSWHKSCFLCMVCKKNLDSTTVAVHVDEIYCKSCYGKKYGPKGYGFGGGAGTLSMDTGEGLGIKPEVQAPFRPTNNPNASKFAQKAEGSDVCPRCGKRVYAAEKVVGAGNSWHKGTCFRCAKCGKGLESTTLADRDGEIFCKGCYAKNFGPKGFGFGQGAGALAHSQ, from the exons ATGCCTTTCGGAGGAGGAAACAAGTGCGGCTGCTGCCAGAAAACAGTCTACTTCGCTGAGGAAGTGCAGTGCGAGGGGAAGAGCTGGCATAAATCCTGTTTTCTATGCA TGGTCTGTAAGAAGAACTTGGACAGCACAACAGTGGCCGTCCATGTGGATGAGATCTATTGCAAATCATGCTATGGCAAGAAATATGGGCCAAAAGGCTACGGGTTTGGAGGTGGAGCCGGCACTCTGAGTATGGACACAGGAGAAGGACTGGGAATCAAGCCTGAAGT ACAAGCTCCTTTTCGTCCTACAAACAACCCCAACGCCTCAAAGTTTGCCCAGAAAGCCGAGGGCTCAGATGTGTGTCCTCGATGTGGAAAGCGAGTGTACGCAGCTGAGAAGGTTGTCGGAGCAGGCAAT TCTTGGCATAAAGGCACCTGCTTTCGCTGTGCCAAGTGTGGCAAAGGACTCGAGTCTACGACCCTCGCTGATCGAGACGGGGAGATCTTCTGTAAAG GTTGCTATGCAAAGAACTTCGGTCCCAAAGGATTCGGCTTTGGTCAGGGTGCAGGAGCTCTGGCTCATTCCCAGTAA
- the tnni1b gene encoding troponin I type 1b (skeletal, slow), with amino-acid sequence MPERAPERKSKISASRKLMLKSLMVAKAKEELEQEMEEKEEQKAKYLEEKSPPIHTAGMSLAELQTLCEELHAKIDVVDEERYDIEAKVLHNTREIKDLNIKVLDLRGKFKRPSLRRVRVSADAILRSLLGSKHKVSLDLRANLKSVKKEDTEKEKTVEVSDWRKNVEAMSGMEGRKKMFDAAKGQNQ; translated from the exons ATGCCAGAGAGAGC ACCGGAG aggAAATCTAAAATCTCAGCTTCTCGCAAGCTCATGCTGAAG agcTTGATGGTCGCCAAGGCCaaggaggagctggagcaggagatggaggaaaaagaggaacAGAAGGCAAAGTACCTTGAAGAAAAGTCTCCTCCGATACACACCGCTGGCATGTCGTTAGCAGAGCTACAG actttATGTGAAGAGCTGCATGCCAAAATAGACGTGGTGGATGAGGAGCGGTACGATATTGAAGCCAAAGTCTTGCACAACACCAGAGAG ATCAAAGACCTAAACATCAAGGTACTGGACCTGCGAGGGAAGTTTAAGAGACCCAGCCTGAGGAGGGTGAGGGTGTCTGCTGATGCCATCCTGCGCTCCCTGCTGGGCTCCAAACACAAAGTGTCTTTGGATCTGCGAGCTAATCTTAAATCAGTCAAGAAGGAGGACACAGAAAAG GAGAAGACGGTGGAGGTGAGTGACTGGAGGAAGAATGTGGAGGCCATGTCGGGCATGGAGGGCCGCAAGAAGATGTTTGATGCAGCTAAAGGTCAAAACCAGTGA